The region GCTCTCTCTGAAGGAGTCAGCACGATCTACCATCCTGCCCACAGCGAGGACAGCGACGCGATCCGCAGATGTATCGCCGATCTCGGTGCAGTCCTGACCGAAGATGATGAGAAAATCATAGTGCAGGGATTCGGACGCCATCCCCGTGACATCAAGGAGCTGAATGTCGGGAATGCCGGTGCTGTTCTCCGCTTCCTGATGGCGGTGGCAGCACTTAGCCCGGAGGTTACCTTCGTAAATACGTATCCCGATTCTCTCGGCAAACGGCCGCATGACGACCTGATTCTGGCACTGGGCCAGCTCGGCGTTGAAGTAGAGCATAATAACGGAAGGCTGCCGATTACGATCCGCGGCGGCAAGCCGCAGGGCGGACGCATTACCGTCTCCGGCGCTGTCAGCTCGCAGTATCTTAGCGCACTCCTATTCCTGACCCCGCTGCTTGAAGAAGACAGTGAGATCATCGTGCTGGATGATCTGAAATCCAAGGTGGTCATCGGCCAGACGCTGGAGGTGCTGGAGCAGGCCGGGATCATCGTACATGCGGCGGATGATTATATGTCCTTCAAGGTGCCTGGACGCCAGAACTATGCAGCCAAGACCTATACGGTGCAAGGCGATTATCCGGGATCAGCCGCAGTGCTTGCGGCCGCAGCGGTGACGAAGTCGGATGTGACTATTCACCGGCTGGCTGAGAGAAGCAAGCAGGGGGAGCGGGCCATTGTCGATGTGCTGCAGATGATGGAGGTGCCGCTCACCCATGAGAACGGAACAGTGCATGTGCAGGGGAACGGCATTCTGAAGGCAGTCGAATTCGACGGCGATGCGGCAACCGATGCGGTGCTGGCAATGGTGGCTGCGGCGGTTTTTGCCGAAGGGACCTCACGCTTCTATAATGTGGAGAATCTGCGCTACAAGGAATGCGACCGCATCACGGACTACCTGGCAGAGCTGACCCGGGCCGGTGCGAAGGTCGAGGAACGCCGGGACGAGATTATCGTGCATGGCACACCTGAAGGCGTGGAAGGCGGCGTAACCATTAATGCCCACTATGACCACCGTGTGATTATGGCGCTTACTGTAGTGGGCCTGCGTGCCCGCCAGCCGCTGCTGATTAAGGATGCCCATCATGTGGCGAAGTCTTATCCGCAGTATTTCGATCATCTGCGCTTGCTGGGTGCGGATGTGGAATGGGTGAAGTGAGCATTCTAGGTTCTTTAAGCATCACACCTCTTGCTCCGGAAGATATCCCTTCCGTATCGAAGCTGTTCA is a window of Paenibacillus sp. FSL H3-0469 DNA encoding:
- the aroA gene encoding 3-phosphoshikimate 1-carboxyvinyltransferase → MDVIVRPTPTLQGEFGALSSKNYTTRYLLVAALSEGVSTIYHPAHSEDSDAIRRCIADLGAVLTEDDEKIIVQGFGRHPRDIKELNVGNAGAVLRFLMAVAALSPEVTFVNTYPDSLGKRPHDDLILALGQLGVEVEHNNGRLPITIRGGKPQGGRITVSGAVSSQYLSALLFLTPLLEEDSEIIVLDDLKSKVVIGQTLEVLEQAGIIVHAADDYMSFKVPGRQNYAAKTYTVQGDYPGSAAVLAAAAVTKSDVTIHRLAERSKQGERAIVDVLQMMEVPLTHENGTVHVQGNGILKAVEFDGDAATDAVLAMVAAAVFAEGTSRFYNVENLRYKECDRITDYLAELTRAGAKVEERRDEIIVHGTPEGVEGGVTINAHYDHRVIMALTVVGLRARQPLLIKDAHHVAKSYPQYFDHLRLLGADVEWVK